From the genome of Haloferax sp. Atlit-12N:
TCGGCCGTCGTCGTGATGCCAGACGGGGTTGTACCAGTTGACCTCGCCTTGGGAGCGCTCGCGGACGTACGCCTCGTCCACGTCGATACCCAGTCCCGGGCCGGTCGGTCGCTTGACGAAGCCGTCGTCGAAGTCGAACTGGTGGGGGTCGTCGAGATACGCGAGGCCGACGCTCTCGGATGGGTCGTGGAGGCCGAGGTCCTGTTCCTGCATCACCGCGCTGTGGGAGGCGAAGCCGGCTTGGAGGTTCGCCGCGAAGGCGACCGGGCTCAACGGACAATGTGGGACGACGGACACGTCGAACGCCTCGGCCATCGTCATCACCTTCCGGAGTTCGGTGATGCCGCCGACGTGGGTGACGTCCGGCTGGAGCACCGACACCGACCCCTCGGTCAACAGCGGCTTGAAATCGTAGCGAGAGTAGAATCGCTCGCCGGTCGCGAGCGGGGTGGTCGTCCCCTCGGCGAGGGCGGCGAGCGCCTCGGAGTGCTCGGGGCGGACGGGCTGGTCGATGAACATCAGGCCGTAGGGTTCGAGCGCCTCGACCAACTGCGAGGCCATTGACTTCGAGACGCGCCCGTGGAAGTCGACGCCGAGGTTGAGGTCGTCGCCAAGCGCCTCCCGAA
Proteins encoded in this window:
- the dgoD gene encoding galactonate dehydratase is translated as MHITDYELFAVPPRWLLLKLETSDGLVGWGEPIVQGRLRTVRAAVEELVEVYLLGEDPLRTEYHWRKLYQSGYYRGGPVLMSALSGIDHALWDIKGKHYDAPVYDLLGGHVRDRMPVHQWVGGETPEEVAKEAIQRRDQGYTALKMNATNEFGPLEPPAAVETARKRVAAVREALGDDLNLGVDFHGRVSKSMASQLVEALEPYGLMFIDQPVRPEHSEALAALAEGTTTPLATGERFYSRYDFKPLLTEGSVSVLQPDVTHVGGITELRKVMTMAEAFDVSVVPHCPLSPVAFAANLQAGFASHSAVMQEQDLGLHDPSESVGLAYLDDPHQFDFDDGFVKRPTGPGLGIDVDEAYVRERSQGEVNWYNPVWHHDDGRLAEW